GCCGCCACGTCGGCGCTGATCCGCACGGCGGTGTTCCACGGCAGGGTGCGGACCCGGGTCAGCACGGCGGCCAGCGACTCGCCGTCGACCAGCTCCATCACCACGTACGGCACCGGCTCACCGTCGACCGTGGTCGCCTCGCCGTAGTCGTACACATTGGTGATGTGCGGATGGCTGAGCCGGGCCGCGGCCTGGGCCTCGGCGCGCAGGCGTCGCCGGAAGGAAGGGTCGGCGCTGGTGGACGGCGGCAGGACCTTGACCGCGACCTGTCGCCCGAGCACCTCGTCGAAGCCTCGCCACACCACTGACATCCCGCCGGCGCCGAGCCGCTCGACCAGCCGATAACGGCCGGCGAGCAACCCCGAACCGGGCAGGTCCGCCGTGCTCATGTGCCCCCACATGCGCGCTTCGAGGAAACGTCGGACCGCACCGCCATGCCGACCGACGCTGGGCGAGCCCGGGGCCCGCCATCGGACCCTGAGCATCCCCCATCGACGGCGAGGATGTTAGTACCTATCGGCTTACAGATCGAGCCGCGCATCACGCGATCTACCAGGCAATCATCACCGTCCGTGTGACCTGGTGCACGCCTGGGAAAGGGGCGGAAAGCGCTTTCCGTCGTGCTTCCGCCACGGAGCGCCACGAGATCAGTCGAAGATTGCCCGCTTCGTCGGAACTTGCGGTTTCAACTTTAAGGATCACTCCACGTAGGAGGTTTCACGATCAGTCAGCGAGCCGACACCGAAAGCGATCATGGATGTCCATGATCTGTCACACTGCTGGACACCAGTTGCGGCGCCGCCCATCCGGCCGAGGGCATCGGCGCCACCGGACGGCTCGCGGCCGGCACGGCGCCCAGCTCGGTCAGGAAGGCCCGCATCGGCGCCCACTTCTCGTAGATCACCAGGACCACCTCACCCGGCGCGGCCAGCCCCAGAGCGGCGATCACCGCCTCCCGGCTGCTGTCCGTGCGGACCGTCCGGATCTGCGGCCGGCGGGCCCGCATCTCCCGCTCGACCAGCTGGGACACCTCGCCCGGAGCGCGCCCGCGCCGGTCCCGGTCGTCGTAGAGCACGGCCCGGGTCAGCCCGTCGGCAAGGATCTGCGCGGACGCGGCCAGCAGGTCGTCGCGGCGGTCCCCGGGCAGGGTCACCGCGGCCACGCACCGGTCGGCGCCCCAGAGCCGGTGCAGCGTGCGCAGCGTGGTGGCCAGCGCGGCCGGGTTGTGCGCGTAGTCCAGGAAGATCGAGATCTCGCCGAGTTTGAACAGGGTGCCGCGGCCCGGGTTGTCCACGCTCGGGTCGAACTCGGTGAGGCGGGCCGCCACCGACTCCGGGCGGGCGCCCAGGGCCCGGGCCGCGGCGATCGCGGCGAGCGCGTTGGCGGCGGCGTGCGGGGCGGCGCCGCCGTACGCCCCGGGCACCTCGGCCACCCGCAGCAGCGGAGTCCGCCGGGCGCCGGTGGCCTGCACCAGCCAGCCGTCGTCCAGGACGTACGCCGTGCCACCCCGCCCCAGGTGCTCGGTCAGCACCGGGTTGGCCGGGTCCAGCCCGAACCAGACCAGGCGTTTGCGGTCGGCGCGTACCCGGGGCCGCCCGGCGAGGCTGCGCACCCACGGGTCGTCCACGTTCAGCACCAGCGTGCCGCCGTCCCGGACCCGTTCCGCCACCACCGCCTTGACGTGCGCCAGGTCCTCGATCGAGCCGAGCCCGTCCTGCCCAAGGTGATCGGCGGTGATGTTGGTGACCACCCCGACGTCCGTCCAGTCGTAGCCGAGCCCGCGCCGCAGCAGGCCGCCCCGCGCCGTCTCCAGCACCGCCACCTCGACCTGCGGATCGCCGAGCACCTGCTGCGCCGACCGGGGGCCGGTGGCGTCGGCCAGGTGCACCGCGCGGCCGTCGATGTACACCCCGTCGGTGGTGGCCATCCCGACCCGCCGGCCCACGCCGAGCAGGTGCGCGGTCAGCCGGGTCACCGTGGTCTTGCCGTTCGTGCCGGTCACCGCGACGGCCGGGATCCGCCCGTCGGAGCCGCCCGGGAACATCGCCCGGACGATCGCGTCGCCCACGTCCCGGGACCGGCCGCGCACCGGGGCCAGGTGCATCCGCAGCCCGGGCACCGCGTTCACCTCGATCACCCCGGCGGCCGGCTCGTCCTCGCCGGTCGGCGGCAGCGGCGCGGCGATGTCCGGCAGCCGCAGGTCGATCCCGGCCACGTCCAGGCCGACCAGCGCGGCCACCCGCTGGCAGAGCCGGGTCACGTCGGGGTGCACCTGGTCGGTGACGTCCCGGCTGGTCCCGCCGGTGGAGAGGTTGGCGCAGTCGTGCAGCCAGACCGTCTCGCCCTCGGGCGGAACCTCGGTTCTGTCGAACCGCGACTCGTCCAGCGTGATCCGGGTCAGCACCCGCGAATGCCCGATGCCGCGCCGCGGATCCGCGTTGACCTGGTCGACCAGCTCCCGCAGCGTGGACCTCCCGTCGCCGACCACGTGCGCGGCGATCCGCTCGGCGGCGGCCACCACCTCGCCGGCCACCACCAGTACCCGGTAGTCCCGGCCGGCCAGCTGCCGCTCGATCACCACGTCCGGGCCCGCCTCGGCGAACGCCCGCTCGACCGCCTCCGGCGTGCGCAACCCGAGCGCCACGTGCCGTCCCTGCCGCCCGTGCCGCGGCTTCACCACGACCGGCGCGCCCAGCTCGGCCAGCAACCGGACCGCCTCCTGGGCGGTGGTCGCCGCGCCGCCGGCCGCGACCGGGATGCCGGCCTCGCCGAGCAGCCGCCGGGTGACGTGCTTGTCGCCGGCGATGTCGATGCCCACCCCGCTGGTCCGGTCGGTCATCGCGGCCCAGGCCATCCGCCGCCGGGTGCCCCAGCCGAGCCGGACCAGGCTGAGGTCGTCGAACCGCTCGACCGGGATGCCGCGGCGGCGGGCGGCCTCGATGATCGCCCGGGTGCTCGGGCCGGTCGCCTCCCGTTCGGCGAAGGCGGCCAGGCCGGCGAGCCGCTCGGCGTACGCCCCACCGGCCTGCCCGGCGTGCACGGCCAGGACCAGCTCGACCGCGGCCTCCAGCAGCTCGCCCGGCACGCGGGACTCCGGCGACTCGTCGACCGGGCACTCCAGGATCACGTCGTACAGGCCGTTCTCGCCGGCCGAGACGGTCCGGCCGAAGCTCACGTCCCGGCCGATCAGCTGGGACAGCTCCAGGCAGACGTGCTCGGTGACGTGCCCGAAGTAGGTGCCGCCGCGCAGCCGGCTGACGAACCCGCCCGGCGCGCCCGCCGCGCAGTGGTGCTCGGCCAGCCCCGGCAGTGCCCGCAGCAGCCGCTCGGTGAACCCGGGTACGTCACACGTCTCCCGGCCGGTCAGCTCCTCCAGCCGGAGCCGGGCCACCACCGCCGGCCGGGACAGATACACGTTGGGGCCGCGCAGGCGGCGCAGGCTCTCGATCTTCATGGGAGTGCTCCCCGCTCCCCGGCCGCCGGCCGGTCAGATGAAAGGTGTGTCCGGCCGGCAGCACATGGACCAGCGCCCCGGCCAGCGCGATCGGCCCGTCCGGCGGCACCCGGATGTCGGTGGCCGCGCCGGCGTCGACCACCGTGACCGCGCCGCTGCCGAGCACCTCGAACCGGTCGCCGTCGGTCAGGATCGCGGTGTCCTCGTCGATGCCCAGGCCGAGCTCGTGCGGATACCGGGCGACCGCGCTGAGCAGCCGGTTCAGCCGCCCGCGCTGCGCGAAGTGCTGATCGATCAGCACACCCGGGAGGAACTCCAGGCCGGGGCCGGTCCGGACGCTGGCCGCGGTCACCCCGGGCCGGTCGCCGCCGACGATCATGGTGGCCGACATCATCGCCGCGCCCGCGCTCGTCCCGCCGAGCACCACCGCGCCGGTGCCGACCAGCTCCTGCAGCAGCGAGTCGATGACCGTGCCACCCAGCACGCTGGTGATCCGTTCCTGGTCGCCACCGGTGAAGAACACCCCGGTGGCCTCGCGCAGCAGGGTGGCGGCACCCGGCGCGTTCGCGTCGGCCCGGGTGGCCAGCCGCAGCGCGCGGGCCGAACCGGCGCCCAGTGCGGTGAACGCGCCGACGTGGAACGCCTCGGCGCTGTCCGGCTCCTCGCTGGCGGTGGCGATCACCACGATCCGGGCCGACGCCGCCCCGGCCAGCTCCACGAACCGGGCGAGCAGGGCCGGTCCGGCGGCGCCTCCCATGATCAGTAGCCGGGCGTCCACCGTGCCTCCTCAGGGCCCTACCGGGCCACCGTTGAGGTTAATCGGAACAAAACCGAAACATCGGGCTAATCAGAATGCTCCGCGGGCAGCAGATGACGCACCTCCGGCGGGCCGTCGGCCAGCGCGATCGCTCGCTCCTCGATCTGCTCGTCCGCCTCGGTCAGCCGGCCCCGATGCTGGCGCAGGTGCTCCTCCCAGGTCGCGACCAGATAGACCTCGACGAAGCGGGCCGGGTCGGCGCCGTCGCGGAACAGTCCCCACTGGGTCGCGCCGGTGCGCTGCCGGGAGCCGCGCAACTCGCGCATGGCGGCGACGAAGGCGGCCGGGTCGGCGCCGGTCACCCGGTAGGTGGCGGAGACCAGGATCGGGCCGTCGGCCGGGTGCGGTTGCAGCATCAGGTGCGGCTCCGGCCAGAACACCGCGGGGGTGCGGTCCTCGTCCTCGTGGGTGTGTACGGACCACCGGCGTACCGTCAGGGTCCCCGCCAGCATCAAGCCCGCCGCGAGAGCGAAGGTGTGCCGCAGGCCGAAGGCCTCGGCCGAC
Above is a genomic segment from Actinoplanes ianthinogenes containing:
- the cphA gene encoding cyanophycin synthetase — translated: MKIESLRRLRGPNVYLSRPAVVARLRLEELTGRETCDVPGFTERLLRALPGLAEHHCAAGAPGGFVSRLRGGTYFGHVTEHVCLELSQLIGRDVSFGRTVSAGENGLYDVILECPVDESPESRVPGELLEAAVELVLAVHAGQAGGAYAERLAGLAAFAEREATGPSTRAIIEAARRRGIPVERFDDLSLVRLGWGTRRRMAWAAMTDRTSGVGIDIAGDKHVTRRLLGEAGIPVAAGGAATTAQEAVRLLAELGAPVVVKPRHGRQGRHVALGLRTPEAVERAFAEAGPDVVIERQLAGRDYRVLVVAGEVVAAAERIAAHVVGDGRSTLRELVDQVNADPRRGIGHSRVLTRITLDESRFDRTEVPPEGETVWLHDCANLSTGGTSRDVTDQVHPDVTRLCQRVAALVGLDVAGIDLRLPDIAAPLPPTGEDEPAAGVIEVNAVPGLRMHLAPVRGRSRDVGDAIVRAMFPGGSDGRIPAVAVTGTNGKTTVTRLTAHLLGVGRRVGMATTDGVYIDGRAVHLADATGPRSAQQVLGDPQVEVAVLETARGGLLRRGLGYDWTDVGVVTNITADHLGQDGLGSIEDLAHVKAVVAERVRDGGTLVLNVDDPWVRSLAGRPRVRADRKRLVWFGLDPANPVLTEHLGRGGTAYVLDDGWLVQATGARRTPLLRVAEVPGAYGGAAPHAAANALAAIAAARALGARPESVAARLTEFDPSVDNPGRGTLFKLGEISIFLDYAHNPAALATTLRTLHRLWGADRCVAAVTLPGDRRDDLLAASAQILADGLTRAVLYDDRDRRGRAPGEVSQLVEREMRARRPQIRTVRTDSSREAVIAALGLAAPGEVVLVIYEKWAPMRAFLTELGAVPAASRPVAPMPSAGWAAPQLVSSSVTDHGHP
- a CDS encoding cyanophycinase; protein product: MDARLLIMGGAAGPALLARFVELAGAASARIVVIATASEEPDSAEAFHVGAFTALGAGSARALRLATRADANAPGAATLLREATGVFFTGGDQERITSVLGGTVIDSLLQELVGTGAVVLGGTSAGAAMMSATMIVGGDRPGVTAASVRTGPGLEFLPGVLIDQHFAQRGRLNRLLSAVARYPHELGLGIDEDTAILTDGDRFEVLGSGAVTVVDAGAATDIRVPPDGPIALAGALVHVLPAGHTFHLTGRRPGSGEHSHEDREPAPPARPQRVSVPAGGGGPAPAGGADRPGDV